The sequence GGCGCGCAGAAGCCGGTGGTGGAGCTGCTGCTCTCGGCGATGCAGAGGTCGCTCGCGTTGGCGCAGCCGTTGCCGCTGGCGTCGCACACGCCGCACATGTCGCCGCCCGAGCTGCCGCTGGTGCCGCCGGTGCTGGTGCTCGTGGCGCCGGTGCTCGTGGCGCCGGTGCTGGTGCTCGTGGCGCCGGTGCTGGTCGCGCCCGCGCTGGTCGCGCCGGTGGTCACGCCGCCGACGGTCGTCCCACCGGTGCTGGTGCTGGTCGTCGCCACGCCGCAGGCCGGGTAGTTCGCGACCATCACGGCCACGTCGATCGAGCCCCAGCCGGTGGCCTCGTCGTAGCCCGCGCCCGCCGAGGGGCCGGTGGTGCCGTTCGCCGAGATGTTGCCGCTGGTGATGTCGTGGAAGACCTGGGCGCCGCCGCTCTGCTGCGCCGCGCCGAGCTGGTACAGCGTCGAGTTCGGCAAGCCGAGCTTGCAGCCGCCAGCGTGGTCCGCGACGAGCGCGAAGATGCCCGCAGCCATGGGCGCCGCGGCGCTGGTGCCGTTGCCGATGCCCACGAAGCCACCCTGGCTGCTCACCAGGATGCCAATGCCCGGCGTGAGGCCGGCGAGGAGCGCGATGTCGGGCTGCTCGCGGCCCTTGCTCGAGTTGGTGCCCGGGCCGGTCTGCCAGCTCGGGTGGCCGAAGAAGACGCTCGCGCCGCCGCCGCCGGCCGCGGTCTGGCCCTGGATGTTCTCGTTCCACGCCTTCTCGCTGCCCCAGGCGGTGACCGCGTTCTGGCTGTTGAAGCTGCCGGTGTACATGGTGCCGCCCACCGCCACGACGTGCGGCGAGTCCGAGGGGAAGCCGCTGGAGGGGCTGGTGTCGCCGGAGCTGCGCGCGCAGCCGGTGACGCCGTCGTCACCCGAGGCCAGGAACCACGCCTGGCCTTCGGCTGCCCCCTGGGCGAACGCGTCGTCGGCGGCCGTAACGTCGCTCTGCTGCACCACGCCTTCGCAGCCGCCGAAGCTCACGCTGATGGCGTTGATGTCCGAGTGGCTGTTCACCGCATGCTGGATGCCGGTGGAGAAGAGCTCCGAGGCGCCCACCAGGATCATCGTCTCGCTCGCCAGGCCGGGCGCAGCGACGACGGGCAGCTCGGCGTCCATGCTCTCTTCGACGTCGAGGCCCTGCTGGTTGTCGTAGTCGTTCTGGTTGCCCGGGTCGACCTTGTCTTCCACGAGCTGCGTCGTGGCGTGCGCGTACTGCGAGTAGAAGCTGGTGATGTCCGTCTTGCGGTAGGCGACGCTCGAGTCCGGGTACGTGCCCAGCATGGCGGCCTTGGCGTGGGTGCCGGTGGAGCCAGCGTTGTGCACGGCGGTCATGTCGTAGAAGGCGCGGAAGTCGTCGGGGCCGAAGGTGGCGTTGCCCTGGCTGTCGGCGATGCGGTGGTGCGGGCGGAAGCGCGTGTCCAGGCCGCCCACGGCCTGCACCATCGACGCGTACGCCGTCGGCAGCGTGGGCTGGCTCTGGAAGGTCATGAACCGCAGGTGCTCGCTGGCGAGCTCGGCGTCGAACATGGTCACGCCGAGAAGCTTCTCGAAGCGGGCGACCGTCCCCAGGGTTCGGATGAAGAGCCGGTTCGGGTAGGTCTCGACCTGGAGGCCGGCCTCACGCAGGTACGCGGCCAGCGCGTCGTAGCGCTGCGCGCTCTGGCCGAAGCGCTCGCCGAACTCTTGAGGGGTGAGGAACCTTCGATACTGCGGCGACGCGGGATCCTGCTGGTCGCGCAGGAGCTGCTCCAGGCCGGCGTGGTCGGCCAGGGTCAGCGAGAGGGTCATGTACATGGGCTCGGCGCTGCTGGCGCGGTGGCTCACGGCGCCCGCGGGCAGGTCGCGCGGAGCGGCGGGCAGGTTTGCCCGCGCGGGCGTCGCGGCGGCGCCCAGGGCCAGGAGGAGGGGAGCGATGTGCATGTGCGGCCTCGCGCTCGACGTGATCGGGAGCTCGTCGAGGGGGCGGACGGATAGCAACGACCTGTTGGTGCGCTTCAAGTCGCTGCGTTCCGCACGCTCGCGCGAAATGAAGTCACACGTGCGAAAGGTGCGAGCATTCCCCACGGCGCCAGCGCGTCCGGCGTTGCCGAGGACGAATGCGCCAAGTGCGCGTGCTCGCTCGACTTGGCATCGGCGGCAGGTTCGCGTGGCGCGCGCGGCTGAGCCACCCAGAGGCCCTGAAATCACATCGCTTTTACGAATGTGGATTGAGGGTAATCCCTAATGATTTCGCTATGGGATTTGCCAATTTCCGAAATGGAAATGATTTTTCGACGCCGTTTCCGCACCGGCGAGGGCTTTTTTCGAAAATCGGGCGCGGAGCGATCCGTGAACCGGCTCTCCCAGAGGTGCTCGGGGCGCGCGTGCTCTTGATGCCGCGTGCTCTTGATGCGTGAACCGTGAACCGTCCGGATCACGAATCACGGGTTCACGAAGAACCCTCACGCATCGCGGGGGAACGCGACCACCCAAACCACCCCGCGTCACCGAGGAGAGAGCGCCCCCTGCGGCGGGTCCTCGAGGCCCCCCGCTTGTTTCGAGATCCCGAGGACCGACGCCGCTCGGGGGCACCCTCTCGTGTAGCCCATGCGCACGGACGGTGGAAGGGCCTTTCGGCACGACGTCACCGGCATGACCAAGACCCGGCCGCGCCCTCGTTCCCGCGCTTTCCAGGCGCTCTCCCGCGCGCCCGGTGAAAGCCACCTTCCGAATGCCGACATTGGGCTTGTTTGGCTCGCCGGGGGTGGGCGCGGCCGCGCCGCTCGCCGAGCCGCCGGGGACACCGCATGACATCGGGGCCCAGCGAGCACCTTCCGCCCGAACCCGCGCTCCAGGCCCAGCCCGAGCCCCCCGAGGGCGCGGTCAGGGCCCTGCTCGCCGCCACCGACGAGGGGCTGCTGGTCATCGGCCCGGATCGCCGCATCGCCGCCTGGAATCGACGCCTGGCAGAGCTCCTGCGTGTGCCCGAGGAGCTCCTGCAGCAGCGGAGCACCGAGGCCCTGGAGCTCGCCATCCGCGCCCAGGCCGAGGTGGGGCCGGGCCCCTCGCTGCCGGACTCCACGCAGCCGCCCTCGGAGGTGCTGCGCTACCTCGACGGCCACGCCGTGGAGCGCTCCTACGTGGACACCGACGGGGCGGGCGTGGGCAGCGTGTGGCTCTACCGCGACGTGAGCGAGCGCGAGCGCCTGCGAGAGCGCCTGCACGACTTTCAGGAGCGCGTCGACGACTTCTACGCGCACACGCCGGTGATGCTGCACTCCATCGACGCCGAGGGGCGCCTGAGGAGCGTGAGCGACGAGTGGGTCCGCCGGCTCGGCTACTCGCGCAGCGAGGTCATCGGCCGCCGCTCGGTGGAGTTCCTCACGCCCGAGTCTCGGCGCTTCGCCCAGGAGGTGGTGCTCCCCGCCTTCTTCCAGACCGGCTCCTGCCACGACGTGCCCTACCAGGTGGTCGCCAAGAGCGGCGAGATCGTGGACGTGCAGCTCTCGGCCACCTGCGAGCGCGACGCCTCCGGCAAGCTGCGGCAGTCGGTGGCGGTGCTGGTGGACGTGACCGAGCGCAAGCGGCTGGAGGTGGACGGCTCGCGGCTTCAGGGCGAGCAGCTCGCGCTGCGCCGCCAGGCCGAGCGCGCGGAGCGGCAGACCGCGTTCCTGGCCGAGGCGGGCACGCTGCTCTCGGAGTCGCTGGACTACGAGACCACGCTCAAGCGCCTGGGCGAGCTCTGCGTGAAGGAGCTCTGCGACTGGTGCCTCATCGACGTGCTCGAGGACGGGCAGTTCAAGCGCGAGGGCTGGGCCCACCGCGACCCGGCCAAGCGGGAGCAGCTGGCGGAGCTGGGCCGGCGCTTTCCGCCGTCGATGGGCGGGCCCAAGCCCATCGGCGTGGTGGCCGCGACGGGGAAGTCACTGCTCATCCCCGAGGCCACCGACGAGCTGATGGAGCGCTTCTTCCCGGATCCAGCGCACCGGCAGGCGCTGCGCGCGCTGGGATCGAAGTCGGGGATGGTGGTGCCGCTGCAGATCGGCAACCGCGTGCTGGGCGGGCTCAGCCTCATCTCCTCGACGCAGGCGTACGGGGAGGGCGACCTCGCGCTCGCCGAGGAGCTCGCCCGCCGCGCCGCGCTGGCCATCGAGCACGCGCGGGTGTACCGCGAGTCGCAGCAGACGCGGGCGCAGCTCGGGTTTCTGGCCGAGGCGAGCAAGGTGCTCGCCCAGAACCTCGACTTCGACGAGACCCTGCACCGCGTCTGCGAGCTCTGCACGCGGAGCCTGGCCGACTGGGCCATGCTCGGGCTGTTGGGCGGGGACGGGTTCGCGCAGGCGGCGTTTGCCTCGTCGCGCGAGAGCGACAACGCCATGCTCAAGGAGCTCCGCGGCGGCTTCCCGCGCACGCTGGTGCCGGGCTCGCTCTTCGACCGGGTGATGCGCTCGGGCCAGCCGGTGCTCCTGCCGGTGGTGGACCGCGAGACGGTGCTGCAGAACGTGGCCACGCCGTCGCTGCAGCGGGCCATCCTCAGCCTGGGCTGCGAGAGCGCCATGGTGTTGCCACTGGTGGCGCGCGGGCAGGTGATGGGCGCGCTGGGGCTGGTGTCGCGCAGGACCGAGCGGCGCTACGGGCCGGCCGATCTGGAGCTGGCCAGGGAGCTCGCGGGTCGCGCCGCGGTGGCGCTGGAGAACACCCGGCTGTACCGGACCGCGCAGGAGGCCGTGGGCCTGCGCGACACCTTCTTGATGATCGCCTCGCACGAGCTGAAGACGCCGCTCACGCCGCTCAAGGCGCTGGTGGAGATCGCCGACCGGCGGCTGCGCCAGGGCGGCGCGGTGGACGCGACGCTCATCGGGCGGCTCAAGCGGCCCATCGCCCAGCTCTCCGCGCTGGTGGAGGACCTGCTGGACAGCGCGCGCATCGACTCCGGGCGGCTCAAGTTTGTTCTCGCGCGCCTCGACCTGGGCGAGCTCATCACCGAGGAGGTGGATGCCTTTCGGGTGTCGCACGGCGAGCGGACGGTGAAGCTCGAGCTCGGGCCCGGGCCGTTCATGGTGAAGGGCGACCGCGCCCGGCTGGAGCAGGTGGTGGCCAACCTCCTGGACAACGCCGCCAAGTACTCGCCCATGGCCACCGCGCTGCGCGTTCGGGTGTTCACCGAGGGCGCGGAGGTGCGGTTCTCGGTGACCGACTCGGGGATCGGCATTCCCAGCGAGCAGCAGAAGCGCGTCTTCGAGCGCTTCTTCCGCGCCGCCAACGCGCCCATCAGTCGCTACGGCGGGCTGGGGCTGGGGCTCTTCATCTCGCGGGACATCGTGCAGGGACACGGCGGGCGGATGTGGCTCGAGAGCGAGTCTGGCCGCGGCGCGACGTTCTTCGTGGCCCTGCCCGCACTGGGCGAGTCGGGCTAGGCTGCGCCGCCATGGGCCCGCGAGCGTGGTTGCTTCTGGTTGGCGCGGGTCTCGCGTTGGCGCTCGCGTGGCGGCCGTCGGAGCTCACACTTCCGCCGCACGGCGAGCACGCCTGGCGCGACGCGGATGGCATCGGCATCGCGCGCTGCTTCGTTCGAGAGGGCGTCGCGCTGTGGCGGCCGCGGGTGATGGAGCGCGGTGCGACCCCCGGCGTGGTGGGCATGGAGTTGCCGCTCGTGAACGCCATGGGCGCTGGGCTCATGAAGCTGCTCGGCATCGCCGACGCGTGGGCGCGGCTGCCCTGCTGGCTCGCGTTGGTTCCGCTCGCGCTGGGCGCCACGGCGCTCGGTCGGCGGCTCTTCGGCGACCCGCGTGCCGCCGCGCTGACCGCCGTGGCGCTGGTGCTGCAGCCGCTGGTGCTCGTCTATTCGCGCAAGTGCATGCCCGAGCTGCCCATGCTCGCCGCGCTGGTGTGGGCCGTGGCGCTCGCGCACGACGCGCTCCATCGGCCGTCGATGGCGAGCGCCGTCGCGGCGGGGCTGCTCTTCGCGCTGGCCGCGGTGCTCAAGCCGACAGGGCTCGCGGCTGCAATTCCCGTCGCGATCTGGGCCGCCCGGACCCGGCGATTCGGCGCTGCAGCGGTGATTGCGGTGATTCCGACGGCCGCGGCGGCGCTCTGGTTCGCGCACGCGCGCGCTCTCGAGGCGGAAGGGTTGCCGCTCTTCAAGCTGCACCAGGACTGGTTCGAGTGGCTGCACCTCGCAGGCAGCCCGAGCTTCTGGTCGATCGTCCTGGGGCGCGTGCTGCACACCTACCTGCTCTGGCCGACCGTGATCTGGATGGTGCTGCGCTGGCCCGTGGTGGTTGCGCTCGCGCGTGAGCACCGCGCGCTCATGGCCTGGCTGGGCGCGGCGCTCTTCGTCGTCATCCTCTTCGGAAGCCACAACGCGCAGCACCCGTACTACGCGCTGCCGCTGCTCGTGCCGATCGCGCTCTTCGTGGGCGGCTTTGCGGCGCGGGCGAGCGCGCTCCACGCGCGACCGGAGCGCGTGGCGATGGCCTTTGCGCTCGTCTTCGCGATCACCGCCCTGGTGCGCGCCGAGCAGCGACGGACGCCGTTCCCGATCGACGCCGCGGCGTTGGTGGCCTCGGCCGCGCACGTCCCTGCGGGACTGACCGTAGCCACCGACGCGCACTCGCCGGTGGTGTCGCTGGTGCTGCTCGACCGGTTGGGTTGGGCGCGGCCCGCGGAAGAATTGAAGCCCGCGGCCATCGACGCGCTTCGTTCGCAGGGCGCAGCGGTGCTGGTGGAGTCGAGCTTTGGTGGGTGGCTGCCACCCGAGACGCGCGCCGCGCTGCCGCCGCCGGTGTACGCCGACGACGTGCTCAGGGCATACGCGCTGTGAAGTGACGTTGACATCTGCCGATCGACCTGACCGGATCGTGCGAACGCGGAAGGAGACCCGTGGAAGCTCCAATGCAGGTCGTTGCCGAGGCGCCGGCGGAACACGCGCACGCCTCTGCGCGCAAGGGGGCGCTCATCCTCGGCGCCATCGGCGTTGTCTTCGGTGACATCGGCACCTCGCCGCTCTATGCGTTTCAGGAGTGCGTGAGCGAGCGCGGCGTGCCGGCCGCGCAGGCGTCGAACGTGCTGGGCGTGCTCTCGCTCATCTTCTGGTCGCTGATGATGGTGGTGACCATCAAGTACCTCGCGTTCCTCATGCGCGCCGACAACCGCGGCGAGGGTGGCATCTTCGCGCTGCTCGCGCTGGTGCCTCCGTCGGCGCGCAAGACGGGCGAGACCATCGGCTGGGTCACGCTCCTGGTGGTCGCGGGCGCGGCGCTGCTCTTCGGCGACGGCATCATCACGCCGGCAATCTCGGTGCTCAGCGCGCTCGAGGGCCTCGAGGTCGCGACGCCGGTGCTCCACGACGCCATCGTCCCGCTCACGTGCCTCGTGCTGCTCGGCCTCTTCGCCATCCAGAGCCGCGGCACGGGGAAGGTCGGCGCCATCTTTGGCCCGGTGATGGTGGTCTGGTTCGTGAGCATCGGCGTGCTCGGGTTGGTGCAGATCGCGAAATATCCCGCGGTGCTCTTCGCGCTCTCGCCCACGCACGCGGTGACGTTCTTCATGAGCCACGGCTGGAAGGGATTCGTGCTCCTCGGCTCGGTCGTTCTCGCGGTGACCGGCGGCGAGGCGCTCTACGCCGACATGGGCCACTTCGGCCGCGGGCCGATCCGCATGGCCTGGCTCGGGCTGGTGCTGCCCTCGCTGGTGTTCAGCTACTTCGGCCAGGGCGCGCTGGTCTTGCAGGATCCGTCGAAGGCCGATCAGCCCTTCTTCGGCATGGTGCCGCAGGGCCTGGGCACCTGGGCGCTGGTTGCGATTGCCGCGCCGGCCACGGTGATCGCCTCGCAGGCGCTCATCTCGGGCGTGTTCTCGCTGGCGCACCAGGGCGTGCAGCTCGGGCTCTTCCCGCGCGTGGAGGTGCGGCACACCTCGGGCGAGTCGGAGGGGCAGATCTACGTGCCGGGCCTCAACTGGGCGCTCGCCATCGCGTGCCTGGCGCTGGTGCTGGGCTTCAAGAAGTCGAGCGCGCTGGCGGCGGCGTACGGCCTGGCGGTGAGCGGCACCATGGCGGTGACGTCGATCGTGTACTTCGAGGTCACGCGCAAGACCTGGAAGTGGCCGCTGAGCAAGGCGCTGCCGGTGCTGCTGCTCTTCCTCTCGTTCGACCTGCCGTTCCTGGGCGCGAATTTGTTGAAGTTCAAAGAAGGCGGCTACCTGCCGGTGCTGGTGGGCGCGCTCTTCTTCGCGGCGATGTACGTGTGGCGCCGCGGGCGGCTCTTGCTCGGTGAGTACAATGCCGCCCAGTCGCCGAACTTGAACGACTTCCTCACGCGGCTGAAGGCCGGCGAGTGGAGCGACGTGCCGCGCGTGCCGGGGACGGCGGTGTTTCTGACCACGGTCGTCGACACCGCGCCGCCGATCCTGCTGCGACACATGAAGCGCGTTCGCGCGCTGCCCGAGCGGGTGGTGCTGCTCACGCTGATCACCGAGCACGCGCCCTCGGTCCCCGACGCGACCCGGGCGACCGTGAAAGACCTGGGGCAGGGCTTCGTGCAGGCCGTGGAACATTTTGGTTACATGGAGCAGCCCGATGCGCCGGGGGTGCTCGCGCGCGCCGCGAAGGCCGCAAGCCTCGACCTCGGGCTCGACCAGGCGACGTACTACCTCGGCCGGGAGACGTTCCTCGCCACGTCGAAGGGCCGCATGGGGCGCTACAGCGAGATGCTCTTCGCGGTGCTTTCGCGCAACAGCCACACGGCGTCGTCGTACTTCGCGATCCCGCCGGAGCAGGTCATCGAGCTCGGCGTGCAGATCGATCTCTAGTCAGCGCACGAAGTAGGTCTGCTGCAGCTCCGTGGCGCCGATGATCGCCCGCGAGAGCGCCGCGCGCACCTTCTCGGGCTCGCGGCCCAGGCTCATCGCCGCGTCCTTGAGCTCGGCGTCGAAGAGCAGGAACGGCTTGCGGTGCGCCACCGTGTCTGCCTGCCGGAGCTGGAACCAGACCAGCTGCGCGGTGGCCATCGACGCGCGCGCGCGGTTCGGCTCTTCGGCGAGCGTCTGCAGCCGCACCTCGTGCAACAGGGCTACGAGCTGCATGGCCTCGGTGAGGGTGGTGGGCTGGAAGTCGCGGTAGAGCTCGATGAGATCCTGGGCGAGGTGATTGGCCGCGAGCTGCGCGCCGAGCGCGTCGTGCTGCGCAGCGGCCAGGCGAGCGGCCACCCAGTTGCTTCGCGCGCGCAGCCACACCTCGTTGTCCACGCCGCGGCGCAGGGCGTCGAGCTTGGGCCCGCTCTGCGCGAGCGTCGCCTGGGCTTCCTGCCACGCGCCTCGACCCGCCGCGTCCCGGGCCTTCGAGGCGTCCTCGGCCAGACGCGGCAAGGCATCGACGGGATCGGCTCCCGGCTTCGCGACCTTCGGTGCGACAGGCGAGGGAGCAGGCGCCGGTGCTGCGCTCGTCAGGGCCGCCGACAGCAGGCACGCAAGGAGGGTGTGCATGCTCCAAGGCTGTGCACGCCCTCCTTGCCTTGCGCGCCGGCCGCCGGGGCCCACGCTCGCCTGGTCGGCTCACGCGGGCCTCGCACATCGCGGGGCGCCCAGGCCCATCTGCAGCTGAAGGGCGCGGGCCAGGTCGGCATCGCTCCGCAGCGACAGCCACTCGGCAAGGCGGTGGCGCTGGCTGGACACCATCTCGAACGCGAGCCTCGCCAGGGGCCGCAGTCCCGGGCTCGCGAGCCGCATGGCCCAGGGACGGTACGCGACGAGCGCCCAGAGGCAGACGATGAACGCGTCCGGCCCGCGGTACACGCCGCCCGCGTTGTCGACGACCACCAGCTCGTCGTCACCGGGGGCCAGCCCCGGGAAGCGCGCGGCCACACCCGGCGCCTCCCGCGACACCAGCTCCAGCTCCACCAGCGACGGCTGCTGCTCCAGCCAGGCCCGGCACCGGCAGCAGAAGCCGCACTCCGCGTCGTACAGCACGGTGAGGTGCTCGATGACCATGACCGGCTCCTAGGCGATCCGCGCGGTGGCGGTGAGGATCTGCGTCGGCGCGACCGGAGGCGGCGCATGGCGGATGAGCGCGCGGCGGCGGATGCGGCTGAAGACGAAGAGGTTGAAGAAGTGCATGGCGCCGAGCACGAGGAGCACCGTGCCGACCTTGTCGCCGACCATGCCCACCGTGGACATGGCGTCTGCGGCCCGGTACCAGCCGTTGAGCGTCTCGAACACGTAGCCGATGTTGATGAGGTAGAAGCCGACGACGAGCAGGTGATTCACGGCGTCGGCGAGCTCCGTGTTTCCGGCGAACGCGTCCACCAGGAAGACGCGTCCGTGCTTGTAGAGCGTGCGGCCCACCCAGGCCGCGGCGCCCACGCACAGGATGAGGTGGGCGAGCTGTCCAACGATGGCGAGATCCATGACCGACTCCTCGGTGCGGGGCGACTCCATGTCGCCCTCTGCCATCCGTTACAGGAGTCGTCGGCGCCGGTTGCGGGTGCCGCGCAAGTGCGCGGTGGGTCAGGGCTTCCAGCTGGTGAGGAAGCTCAAGAACACGTGCGCCGGCGGAATCAGCGCCAGCACCAATCCGAGGAACAACATCGGCTCGCGCGCGAGCGAGCGCCGTGTGCGCCAGGCCTGGAGCATGCCGCCGAAGAAATAGAAGAAGACCACCAGCTCCAGAATTCCGCCCGGGATGGGCGTGTAGCGCGTGATCGACTGGAGCCCGAAGTGGTCGAGCGTGAAGCGCAAGCCGTGGAGCGCCTCGCAGGCGACGCCGAGTCCGAACACCGTCGTCGACGCGTCCAGCGGCAGCTCGAGCCGAGGCGCGTCGAGCCCCGCGAGCCGCCAGTGTCGCCGCAGCAGTCCGAGCGCCGCGAAGCTCCCCGCGAGGACGACGAGCGCGATCAGCGTCGGCACCACTTCGAAGTGCGCGTACGAGATGTAGCGACCGTCCGGAAGCTGGGCGCTGGCGAGCTCGGTGAGCGGCGAAACCTCGGAGGCCGCGCGCACGTGCGGCGTGAGCGAGAGCGTGAAGGCCCAGAGCGACAACCCCGCAGCCGCGGTGCAGAGCAGGGCGGCGCCGCGCTGCCACATGGCCTCGTCGGGCGGGAGCGCGTCCGGGCCGTCGAGCGAGGCCTGCTCCAGCGCGCGCCGCAGCTCGGCGGCCGAGGCAAATCGCCGAGACGGATCCGCCGCGAGCGCGCGATGCACAATGGGCTCGAGCGCCGCAGGAACCGGACGCAGGCCCGCAGTCGGCAGCTCGCCGGTGAGCATTTGATAGAGCACCACGCCGAGCGCGTACACGTCGGTGCGCGCATCGGCCGGCGTGCCCTGGAGCACCTCGGGCGGCAGGTAGTGCGGCGTTCCGAGGAGCTGATCGGCGCGGGTCACGGTCCAGCCGGCGTCTTCGGGCGCGAGCAACCGCGCGATGCCGAAGTC comes from Deltaproteobacteria bacterium and encodes:
- a CDS encoding DUF393 domain-containing protein; this encodes MVIEHLTVLYDAECGFCCRCRAWLEQQPSLVELELVSREAPGVAARFPGLAPGDDELVVVDNAGGVYRGPDAFIVCLWALVAYRPWAMRLASPGLRPLARLAFEMVSSQRHRLAEWLSLRSDADLARALQLQMGLGAPRCARPA
- a CDS encoding potassium transporter Kup, with the translated sequence MQVVAEAPAEHAHASARKGALILGAIGVVFGDIGTSPLYAFQECVSERGVPAAQASNVLGVLSLIFWSLMMVVTIKYLAFLMRADNRGEGGIFALLALVPPSARKTGETIGWVTLLVVAGAALLFGDGIITPAISVLSALEGLEVATPVLHDAIVPLTCLVLLGLFAIQSRGTGKVGAIFGPVMVVWFVSIGVLGLVQIAKYPAVLFALSPTHAVTFFMSHGWKGFVLLGSVVLAVTGGEALYADMGHFGRGPIRMAWLGLVLPSLVFSYFGQGALVLQDPSKADQPFFGMVPQGLGTWALVAIAAPATVIASQALISGVFSLAHQGVQLGLFPRVEVRHTSGESEGQIYVPGLNWALAIACLALVLGFKKSSALAAAYGLAVSGTMAVTSIVYFEVTRKTWKWPLSKALPVLLLFLSFDLPFLGANLLKFKEGGYLPVLVGALFFAAMYVWRRGRLLLGEYNAAQSPNLNDFLTRLKAGEWSDVPRVPGTAVFLTTVVDTAPPILLRHMKRVRALPERVVLLTLITEHAPSVPDATRATVKDLGQGFVQAVEHFGYMEQPDAPGVLARAAKAASLDLGLDQATYYLGRETFLATSKGRMGRYSEMLFAVLSRNSHTASSYFAIPPEQVIELGVQIDL
- a CDS encoding serine/threonine protein kinase, with product MSVPAAACQRCGGSVGAAGVCARCLLEAELPPAKLGDALELGEELGHGGMGSVFKARHSKLDRTVAVKLLAPELATDPAMRERFLREGHALAKLAHPNIVQIYDCGESDGQPYLAMEFIDGKPLSACLPLPATDAVRVASEVAGALELAHSKGVIHRDIKPANILLDTAGHAHVSDFGIARLLAPEDAGWTVTRADQLLGTPHYLPPEVLQGTPADARTDVYALGVVLYQMLTGELPTAGLRPVPAALEPIVHRALAADPSRRFASAAELRRALEQASLDGPDALPPDEAMWQRGAALLCTAAAGLSLWAFTLSLTPHVRAASEVSPLTELASAQLPDGRYISYAHFEVVPTLIALVVLAGSFAALGLLRRHWRLAGLDAPRLELPLDASTTVFGLGVACEALHGLRFTLDHFGLQSITRYTPIPGGILELVVFFYFFGGMLQAWRTRRSLAREPMLFLGLVLALIPPAHVFLSFLTSWKP
- a CDS encoding S8/S53 family peptidase; protein product: MHIAPLLLALGAAATPARANLPAAPRDLPAGAVSHRASSAEPMYMTLSLTLADHAGLEQLLRDQQDPASPQYRRFLTPQEFGERFGQSAQRYDALAAYLREAGLQVETYPNRLFIRTLGTVARFEKLLGVTMFDAELASEHLRFMTFQSQPTLPTAYASMVQAVGGLDTRFRPHHRIADSQGNATFGPDDFRAFYDMTAVHNAGSTGTHAKAAMLGTYPDSSVAYRKTDITSFYSQYAHATTQLVEDKVDPGNQNDYDNQQGLDVEESMDAELPVVAAPGLASETMILVGASELFSTGIQHAVNSHSDINAISVSFGGCEGVVQQSDVTAADDAFAQGAAEGQAWFLASGDDGVTGCARSSGDTSPSSGFPSDSPHVVAVGGTMYTGSFNSQNAVTAWGSEKAWNENIQGQTAAGGGGASVFFGHPSWQTGPGTNSSKGREQPDIALLAGLTPGIGILVSSQGGFVGIGNGTSAAAPMAAGIFALVADHAGGCKLGLPNSTLYQLGAAQQSGGAQVFHDITSGNISANGTTGPSAGAGYDEATGWGSIDVAVMVANYPACGVATTSTSTGGTTVGGVTTGATSAGATSTGATSTSTGATSTGATSTSTGGTSGSSGGDMCGVCDASGNGCANASDLCIAESSSSTTGFCAPTCTSDSDCASGATCTQFQDGSGNTYQGCYPSSQTCSGWTGSSSTSAGATSAGATTGLTNGIGGIGSGTGGNASGATTGNTGSTSAGATSAGATSGGTSVGATAGTTAGTTGGSSTGGSGGTGSTVPAGDTCHACRSPADCPHADEQCVTEVDGQAGYCAPACTSDSQCGAANLCTPMTDAQGDQVFGCYPSTLTCRPSSVGVTTGSGSTSTTGGSVGSTGGTGTTGSKSGGGCASTGAGDLAFALVAALGLAIKRRRDR
- a CDS encoding GAF domain-containing protein, which encodes MTSGPSEHLPPEPALQAQPEPPEGAVRALLAATDEGLLVIGPDRRIAAWNRRLAELLRVPEELLQQRSTEALELAIRAQAEVGPGPSLPDSTQPPSEVLRYLDGHAVERSYVDTDGAGVGSVWLYRDVSERERLRERLHDFQERVDDFYAHTPVMLHSIDAEGRLRSVSDEWVRRLGYSRSEVIGRRSVEFLTPESRRFAQEVVLPAFFQTGSCHDVPYQVVAKSGEIVDVQLSATCERDASGKLRQSVAVLVDVTERKRLEVDGSRLQGEQLALRRQAERAERQTAFLAEAGTLLSESLDYETTLKRLGELCVKELCDWCLIDVLEDGQFKREGWAHRDPAKREQLAELGRRFPPSMGGPKPIGVVAATGKSLLIPEATDELMERFFPDPAHRQALRALGSKSGMVVPLQIGNRVLGGLSLISSTQAYGEGDLALAEELARRAALAIEHARVYRESQQTRAQLGFLAEASKVLAQNLDFDETLHRVCELCTRSLADWAMLGLLGGDGFAQAAFASSRESDNAMLKELRGGFPRTLVPGSLFDRVMRSGQPVLLPVVDRETVLQNVATPSLQRAILSLGCESAMVLPLVARGQVMGALGLVSRRTERRYGPADLELARELAGRAAVALENTRLYRTAQEAVGLRDTFLMIASHELKTPLTPLKALVEIADRRLRQGGAVDATLIGRLKRPIAQLSALVEDLLDSARIDSGRLKFVLARLDLGELITEEVDAFRVSHGERTVKLELGPGPFMVKGDRARLEQVVANLLDNAAKYSPMATALRVRVFTEGAEVRFSVTDSGIGIPSEQQKRVFERFFRAANAPISRYGGLGLGLFISRDIVQGHGGRMWLESESGRGATFFVALPALGESG
- a CDS encoding glycosyltransferase family 39 protein, with protein sequence MGPRAWLLLVGAGLALALAWRPSELTLPPHGEHAWRDADGIGIARCFVREGVALWRPRVMERGATPGVVGMELPLVNAMGAGLMKLLGIADAWARLPCWLALVPLALGATALGRRLFGDPRAAALTAVALVLQPLVLVYSRKCMPELPMLAALVWAVALAHDALHRPSMASAVAAGLLFALAAVLKPTGLAAAIPVAIWAARTRRFGAAAVIAVIPTAAAALWFAHARALEAEGLPLFKLHQDWFEWLHLAGSPSFWSIVLGRVLHTYLLWPTVIWMVLRWPVVVALAREHRALMAWLGAALFVVILFGSHNAQHPYYALPLLVPIALFVGGFAARASALHARPERVAMAFALVFAITALVRAEQRRTPFPIDAAALVASAAHVPAGLTVATDAHSPVVSLVLLDRLGWARPAEELKPAAIDALRSQGAAVLVESSFGGWLPPETRAALPPPVYADDVLRAYAL